AGTTTCTCTTTCACCTCAGGTTCGTCGAACGACAGTCCGACTCGGAGGTCGGCGAGGACTTCGGGCGAGTTGACCTCCTCCGGGCGTTCGAGGGCGACGTAGCCCAGCGCCTCCGCCGACCGAGCCCGAACGTAGTAGAACTCGTCTTCGTCGGCGAGTCGGTCGGCGAGCGCCGGGACGACGGGAACGACCGCGTCCGGGTCGGCCTCGGCGACGGCGACGAGGAGTTTCGCGGTCGTCAGTCGGATCGGCCGCTCGTCGTCGGTGAGAAACGGCGCGACCGAGGCGCAGAGCGAGGAGAACGCTGTCGGGTCGTCGTCCGCCAGGTGTCGCAGCGTCTGGAGGGTCAGCTTCCGGGTTTCGGCGTTCTCTTCGCGGAGTGCGTCGAGACCTCTGGTCGCGGTCTCCCGTGCGTCGTTCCGGATCAGTTCAGGGATGCGTTCGACCAACGCGGATTGATTCGGTTCCTCCATGCGGGGCCTCCTCTCGGGAGCAGTATGGACGTGCGTGACGAATAAGTAGCGGTGGTCGGTCGCCGGACCGTGACATTTCTTTTTCGGCCCGCCAAAAAATAGAAACGACTTTGTGTATTTAGGTTGGCCTAAAATCATGGCACACGATTCATCAGGGGTCGGAACACCGACCGGACGCGAGTACGTGAAGTACGGCGCGGTCGTCGGCACCGGACTGCTGGCCGGGTGTTCCGCTGACACCGACGCCGATCGGACGACGGGCGCGGGTAAGTCGACCCCCGAGACGACGAGAGGAACCGACGCGGAGACGGCGTCGGACGCGGGGGAAATCTGAGATGAGCCCGACGGAGACATCAGAACGACCCGAGTTCGACCGCGACGTGGTCATCGTCGGCGGCGGACCCGCCGGCTGTTCGGCCGGGGTGTTCACCGCCCGGTACGGCCTCGATACGGTCGTGTTCGACCGGGGACGCTCCTCGATCCAGCGGTGCGCGTTCTTGGAGAACTACCTCGGGTTCCCCGCCGGCATCGACGTGGAGACGCTGTACGACCTGATGCACGACCACGCCGAGGAGGCGGGTTGCGACGTGGTCGCGGACCTCGTCGAGTCGGTCGAACCGCTCGACGACGGCGGCGAACCCCGCGGCTTCGTCGTCCGGACGCAGGAGGGTCGAACGGTGACCGCGCGCCGGGTCGTGGCCGCCGCGCGCTACGACGGCGAGTACATGCGCGGACTGAACGACGAGGACGCGATGTTCGAGACGCACGAGCACGACGGCGAGACCCACGAACACTTCGACAAGAGCTACGCCGACGAGGACGGGACGACGCCCGTCGAGGGCCTCTACGTCGCCGCGCCGTACGAGACAGGCTATCAGGCGAGCATGGCCGCCGGCCGCGGCGCACGGGTCGGAATCACCGTCGTCGAGGACGCGCGGCGCGACCGGGGCGTCCCGGAGGCATTGGCGAACCACTACGACTGGATGCGCCGGGAACGGGAGCTCACCGAGGAGTGGGCTGACCGCGACCGGTGGCGGGAGTACATCCACGACCGGGTGCCCGACGACCACGGACTGGACGAAGAGCAGTTGGTCGAGATGCGCGAGCGGGAGATAGACCGCCGGTTCGAGACGTACCTCGACGACGACGAGGTGGACCGGCGAACCCGACGAGGACAGAGGCGGCTCCTCGAACACGTCGACGACGACGCCGTCCTCGCGGCGGCGCGGCGCATCGAGGCCGAGCGGAGTGCATCGGAGGCGGACGACTGACGGTGGCCGACGAATCGGCTTCGAGCCGGAGGCGGTGGCTCGGCGGGTTCGACCGGGAACGAACGCGTATCGTCCCCTCGACGGGCTAATCTGACGAACGAGAACCGAATCGTCCGCTTTTTGCTGGCCTAAAAATCGAAGCAGTTATGGATATTTAGGCTAGCCTAAAACCGATGGCGAAAGATGAGACTCACTGGGTGCCGACGCGGCGCGAGTACGTGAGATACGGCGGCGCGGTGGTCGGTGGCGGCCTCCTCGCGGGATGTACTGGCGGGAACGAATCGAACGAATCGAGCGGAGCGTCGACGTCGGTAGACGCGTCGGCCGCGACAGAAGCGGGAACGGAGACGGGGTCGGCGACGACCGGAGACGACTCTTACTCGGTGGCGATGGAACCGGCCGGGACCGTCGAGTTCGATGCCGTCCCCGAACGGTGGGTCGCGTACAAGTCGGGGTACGGCGACATGGGAATCTCGCTCGGCGTCGGCGACGGACTCGTCGGCACCGACCGTCCGAGCGAGTCGTTCGCCCTGCTGGCGAAGCGGTTCTACTCGCAACTGCCCGGCGTCGAAC
This Halogeometricum sp. S3BR5-2 DNA region includes the following protein-coding sequences:
- a CDS encoding NAD(P)/FAD-dependent oxidoreductase → MSPTETSERPEFDRDVVIVGGGPAGCSAGVFTARYGLDTVVFDRGRSSIQRCAFLENYLGFPAGIDVETLYDLMHDHAEEAGCDVVADLVESVEPLDDGGEPRGFVVRTQEGRTVTARRVVAAARYDGEYMRGLNDEDAMFETHEHDGETHEHFDKSYADEDGTTPVEGLYVAAPYETGYQASMAAGRGARVGITVVEDARRDRGVPEALANHYDWMRRERELTEEWADRDRWREYIHDRVPDDHGLDEEQLVEMREREIDRRFETYLDDDEVDRRTRRGQRRLLEHVDDDAVLAAARRIEAERSASEADD